The following proteins come from a genomic window of Geomonas sp. RF6:
- a CDS encoding DUF3750 domain-containing protein, whose amino-acid sequence MYGAPTWGWRGWFAIHTWVAAKHTGESSYTVYELIGWRKYSGLPIVRIEKDVPDRYWFGERPRLLSQHRGAGVDELINAVDKAARSYPWAQRYNAFPGPNSNTFTAWIARQVPQLRLSLPFTAIGSGYHD is encoded by the coding sequence TGGTTTGCCATCCATACCTGGGTCGCTGCCAAGCACACCGGGGAATCGTCCTATACCGTCTACGAGCTGATTGGGTGGCGCAAGTACAGTGGCCTCCCTATTGTCCGCATCGAGAAGGACGTGCCGGACCGCTACTGGTTCGGCGAGCGTCCGAGGCTTTTGAGCCAGCATCGCGGTGCCGGGGTTGACGAGTTGATTAACGCCGTCGACAAGGCGGCGCGGTCATACCCGTGGGCGCAGAGGTATAACGCCTTTCCCGGACCGAACAGCAATACCTTCACTGCCTGGATTGCGCGCCAGGTGCCGCAACTTCGGCTTTCCCTCCCATTTACAGCGATCGGCAGCGGCTACCACGACTAG